The genome window GGTTCGCCTCATCAATATCCACACCTGCCGCTTTGTAAGTCATGGGATTATTCATTGTCTATTTCCAATCTTAATAACTGTTTTTCATAGGGTGCAGAAAGCTGCTCTGCAGAAGCTTTCTCTTACCGTGTCATTGCGAGGATGCAAGTGCCGAAGCAACCTCATCCAAAACCATTCAGACAGATTTCACGCTTCGCCCCTACTTCATTTCCGCCATTTCTAATAGGGTCTTTGTCAGTTTAACATCGTCAGGGACACGGATGGGATATTCACCAGTGAAGCAGGCGAGGCAGAAACGGCTTTTTGGCTCGCCTACGGCTTCTATTAGCCCATCAACACTTAAATATCCCAAACTGGTAGCGCCGATGTGGTTGCGAATTTCTTCGACTGTACACTGAGCGGCGATTAGCTCGCGTTGGGTGGCCATATCGATGCCATAGAAGCAGGGATATTGGATGGGCGGCGCCGTTATGCGAACATGCACCTCGGTCGCTCCAGCGTCTTTTAGCAACTTAACGAGCTGTCGAGTGGTAGTGGCGCGAACAATTGAATCGTCCACAATCACTATGCTTTTACCTTCCAAAACCTCTTTAAGGGCTGATAGCTTCATCCGAACGCCCAACTCACGCATTCGCTGGTCTGGTTGAATGAAGGTGCGGTGAATGTAACGGCTTTTGACCATTCCCTCGCCAAATGGGATGCCTGAAATCTCCGCAAACCCAAGCGCAGCGGGGAAACCGCTATCGGGTACTGGAATGACCAAATCCGCCGATGGCGCGGGATGCTCTTCGGCCAGTTTTCTGCCCATTCTTCGGCGGGTTTGATGCAAAAGTTGTCCATGCATTCGGCTATCAGGGCGGGCAAAGTAGATGTATTCGAACATACACAATGCTTCGCGCTCCTTTGGAACACCGATATAAGTATTCGCCCCGTTCTCGTCAATAACCGCAATTTCACCCGGCTCAATTTCGCGATCGAAAACGGCTCCAACCGGACCTAAAGCACATGTCTCTGAAGCAATTACATGGTAGCCATTCAGAGTTGCAAGGCATAAAGGCCGAACGCCGTAGGGATCGCGTACTCCGATTAGTTGAGTAGGTGTAAGAATGGCGAGCGAATAGGCGCCCTGAACTCGCCTCATCATCGCCCGAACAGCTTCGATAATATTCCCCGGATGTGTAGCAATAAGGCGCGCTATTACTTCACTGTCGTTGGTGGTATCGAAGACAATGCCTTCGTCCTCTAACTCGCGGCGCACTTGTTGAGCATTCACAAGGTTGCCGTTATGCGCAACGGCGATATCGCCAACTTGTGAGGAACAAGTAATAGGTTGGGCGTTGCGGAGCATACTTGAACCGGTTGTGGAGTAACGAGTGTGGCCGATTGCAATGTAACCGGGGAGTTCGGAAAGGATATGCTCGTCAAATACCTGACTGACAAGCCCCATTTCCTTATGCATGCGCACAACCGTACCGTCAGATACAGCAATGCCGGCGCTTTCTTGCCCGCGGTGCTGAAGCGCAAAAAGTCCGAAAAAAGTTAAGCGTGCAACATCTTCAAGAGGTCCGAATACCCCGAAGATGCCGCATTCTTCCTTGGGATGGTCCATGCCGGCTTCAATCTCCGGCATAATATCCCGGCTTAGCTCATCTTGCTTTCGATGGTTTGAGCCCATCGCTGATTCATCTCCTCCAGATTT of bacterium contains these proteins:
- the purF gene encoding amidophosphoribosyltransferase; this encodes MGSNHRKQDELSRDIMPEIEAGMDHPKEECGIFGVFGPLEDVARLTFFGLFALQHRGQESAGIAVSDGTVVRMHKEMGLVSQVFDEHILSELPGYIAIGHTRYSTTGSSMLRNAQPITCSSQVGDIAVAHNGNLVNAQQVRRELEDEGIVFDTTNDSEVIARLIATHPGNIIEAVRAMMRRVQGAYSLAILTPTQLIGVRDPYGVRPLCLATLNGYHVIASETCALGPVGAVFDREIEPGEIAVIDENGANTYIGVPKEREALCMFEYIYFARPDSRMHGQLLHQTRRRMGRKLAEEHPAPSADLVIPVPDSGFPAALGFAEISGIPFGEGMVKSRYIHRTFIQPDQRMRELGVRMKLSALKEVLEGKSIVIVDDSIVRATTTRQLVKLLKDAGATEVHVRITAPPIQYPCFYGIDMATQRELIAAQCTVEEIRNHIGATSLGYLSVDGLIEAVGEPKSRFCLACFTGEYPIRVPDDVKLTKTLLEMAEMK